The following coding sequences lie in one Notolabrus celidotus isolate fNotCel1 chromosome 6, fNotCel1.pri, whole genome shotgun sequence genomic window:
- the LOC117815063 gene encoding DNA polymerase III PolC-type-like, with translation MSDFKTIVFFDLETTGLNTGDCAITQLSAVCGEKVFNVYTLPDREITRGASLVTGLTVEDGTMFLNGEPVETIPLLKVLTSFMDFLRPFPSPVILAAHNGRRFDVPVLMRVVKQLSLQQDFLQVVSGFMDTLPLSRDLYPDLPKHSQGRLVKHFLGESFDAHNAVEDARMLQKLFNKWGPDKQTVQRFIDNADTQT, from the exons ATGTCTGACTTCAAAACTATCGTTTTCTTTGACCTGGAGACAACTGGATTAA ACACTGGTGATTGTGCCATCACCCAGCTGTCAGCAGTCTGTGGAGAGAAGGTCTTCAATGTCTACACCCTCCCAGACCGTGAGATCACTAGGGGCGCTTCACTGGTCACAGGCCTCACCGTCGAGGATGGCACCATGTTTCTCAATGGGGAACCTGTGGAGACCATCCCTCTGCTCAAAGTTCTCACCTCCTTCATGGACTTCCTTCGCCCGTTCCCCAGCCCAGTGATTCTGGCAGCGCACAATGGTAGGCGTTTTGATGTACCTGTTCTCATGCGAGTGGTGAAACAGCTCTCCCTACAGCAAGACTTCCTGCAGGTGGTTTCAGGGTTCATGGACACCCTCCCGTTGAGCAGGGATCTTTATCCAGATCTGCCAAAGCATTCTCAGGGGAGACTGGTAAAGCACTTCCTGGGTGAGAGCTTTGACGCCCACAACGCTGTGGAGGATGCTCGGATGCTGCAGAAGCTGTTCAACAAGTGGGGACCAGACAAACAGACCGTCCAGAGATTTATCGACAACGCCGATACACAAACCTAA
- the LOC117815062 gene encoding DNA polymerase III PolC-type-like isoform X3 has product MSDFKTIVFFDLETTGLDTDECDIIQLSAVCGEKVFNVYTLPNSEISEGSQKVTGLTVEDGTMFLKGEPVETIPLLKVLTSFMDFLRPFPSPVILAAHNGRDLDVPILTRVVKQLSLQQDILQVVSGFMDTLPLSRDLHPNLPSYSQGNLVQHFLDETYDAHNAVEDAQMLQKLFNKWGPDKQTVQRFIDNAACLF; this is encoded by the exons ATGTCTGACTTCAAAACTATCGTTTTCTTTGACCTGGAGACAACTGGATTAG ACACTGATGAGTGTGACATCATCCAGCTGTCAGCAGTCTGTGGAGAGAAGGTCTTCAATGTCTACACCCTCCCCAACAGCGAGATCAGTGAGGGATCTCAAAAGGTCACAGGCCTCACCGTCGAGGATGGCACCATGTTTCTTAAAGGGGAACCTGTGGAGACCATCCCTCTGCTCAAAGTTCTCACCTCCTTCATGGACTTCCTTCGCCCTTTCCCCAGCCCAGTGATTCTGGCAGCGCACAATGGTAGGGATTTAGATGTACCTATTCTGACGCGAGTGGTGAAACAGCTCTCTCTACAGCAAGACATCCTGCAGGTGGTTTCGGGGTTCATGGACACCCTCCCGTTGAGCAGGGATCTTCATCCAAATCTGCCAAGTTATTCTCAGGGGAATCTGGTACAGCACTTCCTGGATGAGACCTACGACGCCCACAACGCTGTGGAGGATGCTCAGATGCTGCAGAAGCTGTTCAACAAGTGGGGACCAGACAAACAGACCGTCCAGAGATTTATCGACAACGCGGCGTGTCTATTTTAA
- the LOC117815062 gene encoding DNA polymerase III PolC-type-like isoform X1 — translation MQMSRFKSIVFFDMETTGLDIAVCDIIQLSAICGDRVFNAYILPRHELTESAKIATGFTVSGGTLYRRGKPLDTVSLYEAVTFFLGYLRAFSRPVLLAAHGARRFDAPMLVRVLLQFSLQQEFLHMVLGFLDSFLLASNVYHGLASYSLVTLANYFLGQTYDAHNAVEDARMLQKLFNVWGPNRQTIQRFVYNAEYIFNIA, via the exons ATGCAGATGTCTCGCTTCAAAAGCATTGTTTTCTTTGACATGGAGACCACTGGATTAG ACATTGCTGTGTGTGACATCATCCAGCTGTCAGCAATCTGTGGAGACAGGGTCTTCAACGCCTACATTCTACCCCGCCACGAGCTCACTGAGAGCGCCAAAATCGCCACAGGCTTCACTGTCAGCGGTGGCACCCTGTACCGCAGGGGGAAACCTCTGGACACCGTCTCTCTGTATGAGGCTGTCACCTTCTTCCTGGGCTACCTTCGTGCTTTCAGCCGCCCAGTGCTGCTGGCGGCGCACGGTGCCAGGCGTTTTGACGCACCCATGCTCGTGCGAGTGCTGCTGCAGTTCTCCCTCCAGCAAGAGTTCCTGCACATGGTGTTGGGGTTCCTTGACTCTTTTCTGCTGGCCAGTAATGTCTATCATGGTCTGGCGAGTTATTCTCTGGTGACACTGGCAAACTACTTCCTGGGACAGACCTACGACGCCCACAACGCTGTGGAGGATGCTCGAATGCTGCAGAAGCTGTTCAACGTGTGGGGACCAAACAGACAGACCATACAGAGATTTGTCTACAACGCGGAGTATATTTTTAACATAGCTTAA
- the LOC117815062 gene encoding DNA polymerase III PolC-type-like isoform X2, whose amino-acid sequence MSRFKSIVFFDMETTGLDIAVCDIIQLSAICGDRVFNAYILPRHELTESAKIATGFTVSGGTLYRRGKPLDTVSLYEAVTFFLGYLRAFSRPVLLAAHGARRFDAPMLVRVLLQFSLQQEFLHMVLGFLDSFLLASNVYHGLASYSLVTLANYFLGQTYDAHNAVEDARMLQKLFNVWGPNRQTIQRFVYNAEYIFNIA is encoded by the exons ATGTCTCGCTTCAAAAGCATTGTTTTCTTTGACATGGAGACCACTGGATTAG ACATTGCTGTGTGTGACATCATCCAGCTGTCAGCAATCTGTGGAGACAGGGTCTTCAACGCCTACATTCTACCCCGCCACGAGCTCACTGAGAGCGCCAAAATCGCCACAGGCTTCACTGTCAGCGGTGGCACCCTGTACCGCAGGGGGAAACCTCTGGACACCGTCTCTCTGTATGAGGCTGTCACCTTCTTCCTGGGCTACCTTCGTGCTTTCAGCCGCCCAGTGCTGCTGGCGGCGCACGGTGCCAGGCGTTTTGACGCACCCATGCTCGTGCGAGTGCTGCTGCAGTTCTCCCTCCAGCAAGAGTTCCTGCACATGGTGTTGGGGTTCCTTGACTCTTTTCTGCTGGCCAGTAATGTCTATCATGGTCTGGCGAGTTATTCTCTGGTGACACTGGCAAACTACTTCCTGGGACAGACCTACGACGCCCACAACGCTGTGGAGGATGCTCGAATGCTGCAGAAGCTGTTCAACGTGTGGGGACCAAACAGACAGACCATACAGAGATTTGTCTACAACGCGGAGTATATTTTTAACATAGCTTAA